A genomic segment from Nicotiana sylvestris chromosome 1, ASM39365v2, whole genome shotgun sequence encodes:
- the LOC138868579 gene encoding uncharacterized protein, whose protein sequence is MRRYCHRLRGKAIQPGQQPMILALAAPPPRGGGQTGRGRPIGGVQVERGQLAISQFGGGQPAGAPAKFYALPARPDALASDAFITGIISVSGRDASVLFDPGSTYSYVSYLYAHFLVISPEPLDIHVHVSTHVGDSVVVDRICWSYVVTFYGFETSVDLLLLDMIDFEIILGMDYLSPHHVVLDCYARTITVVMPRLPRLEWKGFAVDTSSRVISFLKARKMIEKGCLAYLAYVRDITTESPTSDLVLVVREFSDVFHSDLPGMPPDRDINFYIDLAPGTQLVSIPSYHMALKELKEHLEELLAKGFVRLVYRLGVNQCYL, encoded by the coding sequence ATGAGGAGGTACTGCCAcaggcttcggggcaaggcaaTACAGCCGGGTCAGCAGCCTATGATTTTAGCACTGGCTGCCCcgccacctagaggtggagggcagACGGGTAGGGGCCGTCCTATAGGTGGAGTCCAAGTAGAGAGAGGTCAGCTAGCTATTTCTCAGTtcggtggaggccagccagccggtgCTCCAGCCAAATTCTATGCCCTTCCGgctaggccagatgcattggcctcagatgcctTCATCACGGGTATTATTTCCGTCAgtggtagagatgcttcggtattatttgatccagggtctacttattcatatgtatcatatCTGTATGCTCATTTCCTTgttatttctcctgagccttTGGACATTCATGTTCATGTGTCCACCCATGTGGGAGATTCTGTAGTTGTAGATCGGATCTGCTGGTCCTATGTAGTCACATTCTATGGttttgagactagtgtagatctcctgttgcttgatatgatcgactttgagatcatcctaggcatggattATTTATCCCCACATCACGTCGTCCTAGATTGCTATGCCAGGACTATTACTGTAGTAATGCCGAGGTTgccaaggttggagtggaagggtttcgcagttgatacatctagtcgggttatctctttcctgaaggctcggaaaatgattgagaaggggtgtttggcttatttggcttatgttcgagaCATCACCACAGAGTCTCCAACGAGTGATTTAGTTCTAGTAGTTCGAGAGTTTTCCGATGTATTTCAttctgatcttcctggcatgccaccagatcgcgATATTAAtttctacattgatttggctccaggtacccagctTGTATCTATCCCATCGTATCATATGGctctgaaggagttgaaggagcatcttgaggagttgttagcaaaggggtttgttagactagtgtatcgccttggagtgaaccagtgttatttgtga